In Runella sp. SP2, the genomic window ACCAATTGCTGATTTGTTGACCCACCAAAAACGAATTGACGTACGAAAAATCGTCGCCTGCTTCAAAAGCACGGTAACTGCCGCTGGGCAAAAGGGGAAATTCAAAAGAAGGAAGACGTTTGACGTAATCGTTTTGCGAAAATTTGTCGATGTACTCCTTCATTTGCGACTGCCGAACGTAAGGAATCGCCTGGGGGTTTGGCTTGTCGTACGCACTCGGTGTTTGGACAATGGTAGCCGAACCGCCGTCGTAATTGTTGTTGAACGTCGTCGTTGGGGCATAACTCGGTACAACAGGCGGCGGTGCAATGGGCGCCGAGTAACTGGGCGGGCTCGGTGGTTTGGGAGGCTCAATCACAGGCGGCGCTACGGCAGCGGGTGGGCTTACAGGCACAGGCTGTGGGCGCGGCTGCGTGGATGTAGGCGGTACATAAAACTGGTCAAAAATGCTCGAAAGTGTCTGTGGCTCTTTTTCTTGAGGCTCCGATACCAACGACGAAACCGCTGGTTTGTCGATGGGAATAAGGCTCGGTGTTTCACGGATTTTCCGAAGGTCTTTTTTTAGCAAATCGTCAACAGAAACATTGAACAACTTCGACATTACCTTCAAAACGTCGATGTTGGGATTGGCGCGTTGTTCCTCATAAGCGCCCACAGAAGCCCGTTTTATGCCAATTCTACGGGCAAATTGGTCTTGCGTCATTCCGTGCAATTTCCGCAAGTATTTCATGTTGTCGCTGACAATGCTCATGGCGATTTTGATAAAAATTTTAGTAAAAGTAGATAAATTTCTGTTTTACTAAAAATATGTAATTATCCTGCTAGAAAATTGTATTTTTGTACTTACCCAACGCTGACTTAACCTAACCTTTTTGACCAAAAACCTATGATAGTACAAGAACCAGTAGTCCACGCGGACTGTAAGCGTATTTTTGAAAAACAGCGGCGCAAAGCTGCCTACATTGCCCTCACAGACGCCAATGAGCGGAAAGAAAAACTCCAAAAGATTCAGGCGTATTTGATGGAACACCAAGCCGAAGTGGAAAAAGTCATGTACGATGACTTCCGAAAACCAGCTTCTGAAGTGCTTTTGGGGGAAGTTTATAGCATTACGTCGGAGATAAAATTTGCCTGCAAAAACCTGAAACGTTGGATGGCGCCACAACGGCTTTCGACGCCCATGGGGATGATAGGCACCGTAAGCTACATCAAACACGAGCCCAAGGGAAATGTACTCATTATTTCTCCTTGGAAC contains:
- a CDS encoding helix-turn-helix transcriptional regulator — translated: MSIVSDNMKYLRKLHGMTQDQFARRIGIKRASVGAYEEQRANPNIDVLKVMSKLFNVSVDDLLKKDLRKIRETPSLIPIDKPAVSSLVSEPQEKEPQTLSSIFDQFYVPPTSTQPRPQPVPVSPPAAVAPPVIEPPKPPSPPSYSAPIAPPPVVPSYAPTTTFNNNYDGGSATIVQTPSAYDKPNPQAIPYVRQSQMKEYIDKFSQNDYVKRLPSFEFPLLPSGSYRAFEAGDDFSYVNSFLVGQQISNWYDIADGKMYVLVARNLGVVCRRVYNQVKIKGTLLLSSDKVNIPTFEVPIKDVLEVWEIKAFFSTVLPEPTVSLDHLRYLVNQMHEELNQIKK